The genomic region taaGTATTCTAATTGCAACAATGCTAAAACGCGTTTATAGAACAAAACGACAAAGGGACTTTAACTACTAGGCAACAAGTGTAAATGTGAGTCGTTaaaaataagtatgtaaatatattgtaaatATTAGGAGTCCTTTATTAGGAAGGTTTAGGTGTTGTGTCCTTTATTGATTATTGTTTTCATATAGAATAAGGattgtatttgtatatatttcaagGAAGTAATACAATGAAAAATTATCGCGTAAAATTCTATTTGGCATTTGAGCCTAGGTTGCCGTAACCCTAGAATCTGTAAACCGATATTTTTCCGCTGCTGTTGTACTTGGCGACAAGCTTTCTGTGATCTTCTCTGCCGAATCCAGTCAAGCCGTGTACGTGTGAGTGTGTGATCTTGCTGTGTGGGGGCAAGCATGATGTGTCGCATTCTATCGTGAGGTTGGAGTATTGCGCAGGGCTCTGCTGTGcagttttttgttgtttgtgaAACAGAATGACTTCCGTGGAAGAAACCTATGCCTTGAAGTTAGAGggtggtttccgcccatcaacCAATAATCCCGTGGTGAATCTTGTGGTTATTCAAAACGATGCGTCTGCTGTACCAAATACAGTGAAGTTAAATGGATCAAATTATCCTCTTTGGTCCAAGGTTTTGGAGATGCACCTCGCTAGACGCGGTAGAAAGGGCTTTGTGACAGGGAGTACCAAGGAACATGCGGAGGATAGTGCTGAGTATGAGATGTGGGAGACAGGGAATGCAATAATGAAATGGTGGTTGATCAATTCCATGGAACCTGCTATCATGGGATTTTTTATTCACCTGCGAACTGCTAAAGAAGTTTGGGAATAGGTGGCTCGGACCTAATATGATGGTTCGGATATTTCTCAAATTTATGAATTGAAGGTTAAATCTTTCAGACTCCGTCAAGAAGGCCGACACGTTGGTGTGTATTACGCTGACCTCAAGTTCATTTGGTAGGAGTTAGACCAAAAGAGACCAATCAAGATGGAGTGTGCTACAGATCTCAAGACCCTTCGAGAAGAAATTCAAATTGATCGTGTGTATGCTTTTTTGGCGGGTTTGGATGATATCTTTGATAAGGTACGTAGTGATATTCTACGTACTTAACCCTTACCATCTGTTGAGGAGGTGTTTTCTGTTGTTCGACGTGAAGCACAATGACATGCCACTATGATGGGTGGGAGTAACAACCAATGAAGGCTACCATCCATGGCCATGATCTCTTGCCCAGCTGGTGCTTCTCGTCCTAATAATTCTTCTAATCAATCTTTAAATTCTCTTCCCTTCAAGCgagaaaataaagatgatttgAAGTGTACTTTTTGTGGACAAACTCGTCATACTAAGGATACATGCTTTACTAAGCATGGGGTGCTTGATTGGTTtccgaaattgaagaaaaaattgcgTCCAAATGAGCGTGGAAGTGCGGGCAATAATGGAGGCCATGCCTCCTTAGCCACTGCTCCACCGAAGGCTAAGAAGGCCGAGCCTACTTCTCATAACTCGAGTCAAACCTTGTTGACTCATTCTACCCATGGTGACTCATCCTCCACCGCAGGTATTGTAGGATATGGTCTTTTGGCCTCCGAAACTGAGCATCATACAGGTTGTTGGATTCTGGACTCTAGTGCAACGGATCATATGACGTATGATAAGAATTTGTTTCAATGTATGACAACATCTCACAGGGAATATATTGCCACTGCCAATGGTATCCGTGCCATTGTTGTTGGTGCTGGCACCGTGTATCTCACGGCCTCTCTCCCCTTACACCGTTGTTTACTTGTTCCATCTTTATCACATCATTTACTTTTCATACCACAAGTTATTGaacaattggattgtgttgttCTAATGTATCCATCATTTTGTCTACTTCATGATATTTAGACCAAGGACATAATTGGGCGTGGCACTAAGAGAGAGAGGTTGTACTATATGGATGATGTCGTTCCTGTCAGAGCTCATGCAATACGAGTGTTCCGTGATAGTAATCTACAAGAAGTATGGTTATTGCATCGTCGATTAGGGCATGCATCCTTTAGATATTTAAGGCATCTGTTGCCTAGTTTATTTAgtggaataaatgaatcaaacttacattgtgaagtatgtattcttgCTAAAAGCCATCGTGTTTCGTTTCCtcctagtatgaataaaagaCAGTTTTCGTTTGATCTTGTGCATTCTGATGTTTAGGGGCCTTCTCCAATTACTACTTCTTCCGGAATTCGGTGGTTTGTtacatttgttgatgattgcactCGTATGACATGGCTTTatgtgttgaaaaataaaagtgatgttggtGCCATATTTCGGTCCTTTGCTCAGATGATTCAAACACAATATTCTTCTGTTATCAAGGTTTTCCATTCTGATAATGGAGGAGAGTACATCAATTTTGAGTTGTCGGAGTTTCTCCGTGATCAAGGATTCTCCATGCAACCATATGTCCAcatactccacaacaaaatggggttgcaAAGCGTAAAAATCGCCACATTTTGGAAACAGACAATGCCTTGTTCCTTGGAGCCTCGGTTCCTCAACGTTTTTGGCCTGACGCGGTTACCTATGCCGTGTATGTTATTAATCACGGGTGGTTAGTTTCAAACACTTCTTCAAGTCCTCACACAACATGCTCCAGTGGTGTCAAGTAATACTCTCACCCCTTGAGTCTTTGGTTGTGTGGCTTATATTCATATTCAGAAAATATCGTAGTAAATTGGATCCGTGTGCACTACGGTGTGTCTTTTTGGGTTTCTCTTTTCACCAAAAGGGGTATAAGTGTTACCATCCTGAAACCCGGCATATATATGTAACCATGGATGTGACCTTTTCTGAAACGGAATACTTCTATACTTCTGTATCTTCCACTTCAGATCACCAAGGGGAGAACACTATTGGTAATCTGAGTTGGTTGGATCTAGGGGGAGATTTGATTATTGAATAGTGTGTAGGACCTGGAATTGTTGGTGCCGAATGTACAGTGGGTACCGAGTGTATTGACAACTCGGATGATGTTGGTGATTTGAGGTTGAATCTGACCGAACCCATAAGAGAGTCTCAACCAACTAGTACAGAGGAATGTCCTGCTGTTCAGCAGTCCCTTGCTGAGCCCAGTACACCTCCTCTTGTCGAGCCCAGTACACCCTTTCTTTCTAGTTTCGACGTGCCACCCAATACATCTTCTCTGAATATGCCTGAGGTAAGTATCGTAAATGATTGTGTAACTAATCCAAGTAATAATGTGAGTACTTATAAATTTCCACCAAGACAAAATCGAGGTGTGCCTCATCATAGGTTTTCTCCTAAAGGGAAGGTGAAGTATCCGATAACCAATTATGTATCCTGTAACAAGCTTGCACCAAAACGTCAGACCTTGGTGAGTAATATGGAGTTTATTCAAGTACCAACTCGAGTGGAGGAAGCTCTAAAAGATCCTAAGTGGACGAGAACAATAGATGAGGAGATGTTGGCATTACAGAAAAATAATACTTGGAAGGTGATGATGCTACCCGCAGGAAAGAAGACAGTGGGATGCCGATGGGTATTTACAGTTAAATATAAGGTTGGTGGAACTGTAGACAGATACAAAGCAAGGTTGGTGGCTAAAGGGTATACTCAAACATATGGGGTGGATTATCAAGAGACTTTCTTCCCAGTTGCAAAGATGAATACGGTACGTGTTCTTATCTCTTTAGTTGCAAATATGGACTGGCCATtaaaacagtttgatgtgaagAATGCGTTTCCCCATGGGAATTTAgaggaagaagtatatatggattttcctcCTGGATATAGCAATGGTGGGAATACTGGAGTATGTCAGTTGCGTAAGTCACTTTATGGGCTTAAGCAATCACCTCATGCATGGTTTGATAGATTTACTCAAGTGATGAAAAGGAATGGATATCGTCAGAGTCATTCTGATCATACTTTATTTGTAAAGTGTAAACAAAATAAAGTAACAGCCTTGATTATttatgtagatgacatgattATAATAGAGATGACGTTGATGAGATGTCCAAGTTGCAAAGAAACCTTGCGGTTGCGGCTAAATTCGAAATGAAGGATTTAGgagatttgaaatattttctgggAGTTGAAGTTGCTCACTCATCTAAAGGTATCTTCTTGTCTCAATGTAAGTATGTATTGGATTTATTAAAAGAGACTGGTATGTTGGGATGTAAGCTGGTAAAGATTCCTATTGTTGAGAAACATCATTTGTGTTTGAATCCGAGTCAGAAACCGGTTGAAAAAGGTAGATATCAGAGGCTTATAGGGAGATTGATTTATTTGGCTCATACTCATCTTGATATTGCCTATGCTGTGAGTGTTGTGAGTCAGTTCATGCATTCACCAAATGTGGATCATATGACTGCTGTTATGCGTATCTTGGCATACTTGAAGTTGGCACCTGGAAAATGAGTATTGTATAGGAAACATGGGCATTTGAGAATTGAAGGGTTaactgatgcagattgggcaggtgatGTAACCGATAGACGGTCTACTTCTGGGTACTTTACCTTTGTTGGAAGGAATTTGGTGACATGGCAAAGTAAGAAATAGAAGGTGGTGTCACGGTCTTCAGCTAAGACCGAATATAGAGGAATGGCTCAAGGAATTTGTGAAATCCTTTTGCTACTAAAACTTCTCTTGAGACTTGGGTTTAAACCGAAGGAGACCATGAAGTTGTATTGTGACAATAAGTCAGCAAGAGATATAGCTGATAATCCAGTGCAGCATGATAGAACGAAGCATGTGGAGGTGGATCGGCATTTTATTGAAAAGAAGATTGTATCAATACCGTTTGTGAATTCAGAAGAGCAACTTGCGGATATTCTTACTCATGCAGTATGTAGTCGAAAGTTCGGTGACTCACTTGTCAAGTTAGACATGtgtgatatctatgcaccaacttgagggggagtgtaaACGTGAGTCATTAAAAATAAGTATGTAGATATATTGTAAATGTTAGGAGTCCTTTATTAGGAACGTTTAAGTGTTGTGTCCTTTATTGATTATTGTTTCCATATAGAATAAGGattttatttgtatatatttcaagGAAGTAATACAATGAAAAATTATCCCGTAAAATTCTATTATAAGGACAAATCCACCTGTGTTTGCGTGCACGGCTCTATAAAAATGGAGAATATTTTTGTTCGAAGCCCTCAAATAACTGTGATGTTCAGCACTTATGAGTTTTAGTTTTACGACATGTGCAATGTGTAGgtatatcaaaatttaaacacaTTTAACAGCAAAAATACACTCTGTAAATATATAATCTTAAGCGAAAGCAATGTCCACGTAGTATATAATGTGTGAAAAGTGTACAAAAAATGAAAGACGAGAGGAAAATAGGTAGCTAGCATCCTCAAAAAGTTTTGCATGATTCCTTCTCCTTTTCGAGCCATGATTTGCGTACTTCTGCACCGGCACGTAAAACCCTACTTGTTTTCCCGCTCTTCCTCGAccttattgtaatttaatttacaCCTGTTCCAAATTTTCAACTCGTAAACTaactaagaataaaataaaagctaCTGGAAATTAGTCGAAGGTTATTGGCCATAAAAAACTTGATACAAAAACTACCTAGGGTATGAAAGATATATTCGTCTTTCTGGACAATTGCTACAAATAAACTGCCCAGTTGTGTGATGTAATTTCCTTCTGTTTATGATAACTTGGATCTCTAAGTTTATCCAAGTTTAGTGACTCAACCTGACAATCAATAGAAGAATCTAACCATGATTTTAAAAGAACGAATGTCTGGAATTcagttgaaaatatgaaaaccTCAAAACTTATTGTTGTATGAATAATATGTAGATAACAAGATGATAATAAATGTTTTTATACCTACCTCAACTCCAGACTCGTTCAGAATCCTAATTGAAAGAAATTTAGGATAATATCAAAGTTCCAAAAATAcacctaaaacttgaaaatgaaTATATTTCCATCATTTGATTAGTGACATCATTCTCTTCGTATCATGGGTTAGATATCTAATCAACTGACATGGTAAGGACAGATAATTACTCAATCTTTTAGGATGATTTCAAATTAGTttcaatattttaaaacattttaaataaCTATCTAAcgttttgaaaatttaatatttgttAGGTCACCAGTGTTAAATGGTGACTTTATCAACATTAAGTGAAGCATTAAATAATGAGGTGAACAAATACTTAAGTTAGTTTTCACTCATCACTATCTTTGGAGCTCTACTCCTCCAAAATCAACCCTTTTAGCCAAGTTAAACCATAAGTTTGCTTAGTTAAAATATGTCGATTTGGAGATTCAAAGCTGTATAGATGACTGAAGAGTTAAaacacatcatcacttaacgctAGTAAACCTAACATGTgtacattttttaaaatattaggtagttatttgaaatgttttaaaagttaATGACTAATTTAGAATTACCCTTAAATATTGAGTAATTATTCGAACTTAACCATAACTTTTATTTCACAATATTAGTGTAGAGTTGACCTTATATATTCTAATGTGATTTCAAAATTTCTGATTATTTATTATAAGAATAAATGAAACAAGGATTGATATTAAAAAGTCCAAGTCATGAAAGAAAACGAAAGTCTTTCAAGAACAGTCCATTAACTTGCAACTTGTTTTCCCGCTTTACGAAAAATTTAAGCCCTGCCACAATGCGCATTTTGACGgagtcaaaactaattaaaGCTCAGCTTGTATTTTAGTCCAACGGAATGGACTGTACatcttattatatatttttcataaaaagaattattattaacattctaaaaattttattttacattctaaatttttcataattagaaaaaaaaaatgcatttatGAAGAAtgtataatgaaatttttagaatactaataacaattttcgttatagatatacaaacatatacatatatatatatatatatatatatgtgtatataaaaTTAAGCAAAGGGATGGATGGATGAGAATGTTAGAAGAAGAATGTGagatttgttttgttgttggttgttGGATTATTCAGATCAAACAGCAACGATCAATTTATATTACTTGCGGTCCCTTCTTTGCAAGGTCAACTAAGCGTGAAGATAGACCCAGCTCCAAAAACCAGAACTCCAACTTGGTTCTTGTCATGCTGAATTTGgcaccctaaaaaaaaaagtaaaataaaacttAAGTTCTTAATTTTATGGACGGGGAATCTTGACTTGGACTAAATATACAcattaatgttgtttaatatgAGTTATAAACTGTGTGGTAGTGGTGGTTCACGGGAACTAAACTCTCTGGTCCGCTGGATTTTGTGTAGGTGTTCTTGGTTTTGTTATCCCAAACCTAAACTAAACTAATCCACAGGACCACCAAAagtttttttctaatttatttatggGGCATTTATTTGGCGGTGCTAAAGAGATCATGTACTTGAATCATATTTTGTAGGCCACATGATGTGGCGATTGATGGTTGGATTCTTTTGTTTAAccattaatattaattaattcaatcatcaactgtCATATTATGTGGTTTACAGAATATGATCTTAAAACATGATCTCCCtagcatttttcttaatttttattgtaGTCATAAAATTTTCTTGTTGGCTGATCACGGCTGCATACAACCTCAGTCGTGCtaagtaatttaaaatttttccaCATACTCGTTTATAATAGAAGTACTATAGCTCatatgtgcttttttttttttttaataagaaacgcaacaaaaatttatgaaaaacccTAATGCTTATAGAAAAATATTGGAAATTGCTTCCTAAACTCTTTTTGTTAGGTAATAGAAGATGTTTTACGAATGAGAGTTAATTTAGTTGATTCCGGCAAATgcttttataaataaattttcGTTATCTGAAcacttttattcattttaaaagcattgcAAAATACATCGTGTCTGAAATAGTTTGGCTTTTCAAATTCTAATCCTCTATTACAAGGACTCGAAATGGTGGAGAACTACAATATTCAAAGGAACAGAAAAGACCAGATAGGCAATGAATGAACTTGTAAGAGTTTAGTAGCTAACTCTTTACGCAAAAGTGCAAAACACAAACCTTACAAGAAAAATCCCATCTCAAACTTTCTCATGTATAAAACATTAACTTAAGAAGTGGCTTGGTTTAcctaaaaaagtaaaaatgaagaATTGCTAATGCTTTCACATTAGATGCTCAATGACATGCTTATTTTGTATGCTTtacgaaggtcaacaagaacagtAGTGACTTCTTCCTCCCTACTTCATGATGAAAGATGCTAGTATCAATCGTCTTGATAAGTGCGGTGAAATTTTTACTGTTAGTTAATATGAGTATCACACAAATCACTAGCAAATACTGCATTGTGAAAGATGCTAGCGGCAATTGCGCATGGAATTCTGATGCAACATGTCTATTATTGATTAATGTGAGTCTCACGTAAACCAGTAATTGATCCGCAGGACTAATACTAACACGGCTCTTTCATGATTCCAACTTTGACTGTGTCAAGCTAGCAACAATAATTCGGCGGAAGATCATCAAGTGCAATCACACCAACTTGTTTGAACTTAATCAAGAACAGAAGGGTATTAACTCGATAGTTAAACTGATGAATTGCTGAGAGGAAAACTTTTTCCTAAAAATATACAAACAGGAACATAATTTTCCCTCTTTCAAAGGCAACTAGGGTTTTCTTCAAAAATTAATCATTGTATAGGTTGACTTCATCACATTAGGGCCTTAACATCATGTCATTTCTGACTAAAAGTGTAGGACTGCAAATATTATATCAGAAACCGTCCAGATCTACGACCCTTTTGAGGAAGGATAAGATGTGCACTGACATCACTACAGACCCAGCGTTACACCACCTTAATTTCTGCCGGGGTTTGCCGACCAACTTCTTTCACATCGGAGTTTCCGTGGGCCCATAACATTCCTaatgttttaaatttaattcataGACTCATGCCGGTTAGTTAAGAGTATTTACCTCGTGCACTGGGGTCTTGAGTTAGGTCTCGACTTTTCCCCAGTATCGCTCGTATAGAACGATCATAACTGGCTGGAAGTTGTCTTAAACTACTGGTtaacaaacaagaaaatgagaCACGGGTTGGAACACAACTGAATATCTATTTAACAACAAAGCATGACCTATCAATCGAGAGTTGTAGTGATTTTACACGTTACAGAACAAGCATAAATATTCCATCCATGTACCAAAACTGGTCCTAATAATATAACATCTTCTGCCACAAACAAATGTTCTCTAACGAAGCAAAATACGGAACTTGACGCGTGACTATGAAGAAAGAGTACGATTCTTGCAAATATATAGATGGTGGTCAATTCGGTCACTAAAGTTTAGAATTGAAGCATACTCCCAATTGGTGACGGTTAAAATTCAATTCATGAATCCTTGGGGGAAGCTTGTCGAATCCTGCGCTGATAAACATCCCAGTTGTACACCCGAGCAATTGTTACCTGATTAATAGTAGTCAAAGCGTCATGATTTCCAGCGATAAGCAATATAAACAGACGCATATAAGCATTACAAGTtcaaaattaattgatttcATCAGCCTCTAGTGCAATTATAGACCTTAGACTTTCACAAATTTCATACTCTTTAATGCCGATAATTAAAAGACGTAAAGCATCTACATATAGAAAGCATAAATCCTTGAACTGATTCTTTCAGATTTAGTACCTGGGTTATTGTCACTTGATCTCTCAAGAATTGTAGATCAGCAAGCAGAACTTCTAAACTGGCTCTAGCATTGTCTAAGTTCTTTCGTAGAAGAGCAGTAGCCTGCATCAAAGTATTACAGAAGAACTGATGCTCGCGTCCTAAACTCAAAAGTATTAAACAGCTAATATAAGAAGTGGCATACCTCTTCACAAGAATACTCCAACATGACGTTCGCACCCAGCCATAAACAGACTGAATCGGTATCGTCAATGCTAGCTCGTGAATATATCCCTTCAGATACCTCAAAATCTGTAATAAGTTCCTGTGTCGACCCAAGGAAAAAGGACCTAATTAAGAACACTTAGATGGAACTAACACCCTAACGGAGGAAAGAAAcctcaaaatattaatttaaatcTGAAATTCTTTATATTTCAGGAAATGAAGTGCACTCTACATTTGTGATCAATTGACATAATCAACATGTGAACTGACAAAACACCCACATTTCATGTTTAATGACCGATGACTACAGCATCAACTATTCGGACAATAATTGTTAGAATGACTATATTCCCAACTGCAAGGCAGAGTGCAAACTGCAAAGGCATTCTGTAATTTTAGAGCTAAATATCTTGGATTTCAGTAAGACTCACAGGAACTACCATACCGATATATTACTTTTAACTACAGGTTACAAAAAGTATAGAAACAGCATTCCTCTTCCACAATCCACCCACACAACCACCATCTGAGGCACACACTGACACACACATATTTCTAAAGCACTTTTACTAAGTATAAGCGACACAACTCCGATCTCAAAATATATAAGAACCTATCTATGTCTCTCATACATAGCATAGGCATAAGTTAATTACACAAGAGCACCTATTTAGAGGAAATAAGGAACAGAAAATATTTCTCAGTAAGGAAGGCAAAATGATTTAAGTACACAAGTCATGAAACAGCTATGGTAGGGGAGATCCTCactgagaaagaaagaaatgaaaaaaagcagaaatggagaagaaaaataagcaatgcttaattttaacttaattagtCCAGTCTCCACGGCAACTGAATAATGTTAAGTGAGAAACACTTAAAGAATCAAATTATAGGTAAAACAAACCCTCAGTATCGTGCAACACCAGTTCGGGTGCTACAACAGTGGGATGCAAGGATTTTTTGAGGGGCAATATTTGTAAGGAAACCTTTAATTTTTGCCATAACTACGCTCAGGTATAAGAGGAAACTTCAAGTCATAA from Pyrus communis chromosome 4, drPyrComm1.1, whole genome shotgun sequence harbors:
- the LOC137731568 gene encoding prefoldin subunit 3-like; the protein is MATASPSSSSAAVTERRGIPGAQFVEDVQTYLTQLGLDVNSALAFLQERLQQYKLVEMKLQAQQRDLQAKIPDIEKCLDVVATLQAKKGTGEELITDFEVSEGIYSRASIDDTDSVCLWLGANVMLEYSCEEATALLRKNLDNARASLEVLLADLQFLRDQVTITQVTIARVYNWDVYQRRIRQASPKDS